The DNA region CAAGTCATGCGCAGGCCATCAGGCCCGAGCAGAGCAATCCTCGACGCGGCCTAGGCGAAGTCCTTGAGGCCGGAGTCCGGGTGCTTCGCGATGCCCCGCAGCACCTGCCTTACGCGATCGATTTCCTTCGTGTTCAGGTCCTGGAGCGGGGCCCGGACGTGGCCGCCGAACCATCCACGCAGATTCATGACCGCCTTGATCGTCTGCGGTTGGCCCAGTTCGCGCAGCAACTGGCGAAGCGGATACCACAGCTGATGAAGTTCGATCGCCTTCTCCACGTTGCCCTGTTTGAAGCTGCGGTATCCCTTCAGGATCAGTTCGGGAATGCAGCTGCTGTTGCTGCAGCTCGCGCCATGGAAACCGCGCATCAGCGGACCGTAGAGGTGGAGATCAGAGGCGCACATGAGTCGCCACCTGCCGGACAGATTGCCGGCGATCCGATCAATGACCTTGGGGGTAAGGTCGCCCTGCTTGACGCCGATGATGTTCGGAATTTCCGCCAGTTGCTCCAGCAGGTGGGGCGGGATGATGTAGCCGATCTCCGGCATGTTGTAGATGACGATGCCGGTCTTGCTCATCGGGGCGATGTGCTTGAAGTAGTCGAAGATGTGCTTTTCCGTGACCTCCGACACGTAGGGCGCCGTCAGCATCGGGATCCCCCCGAGGTCGCTGGCGAGCTTGGTCAGCTCCGCCACCACCCTGGGGTCGGCGCTGGGCGCGCCGAGCAGCACCGGCACCCGGTCGCCGACGATATCCATGGTCCTCCGCAGGAGTTCCGCGCGCTCCTCCGTGTACATCGTCACGAATTCGCCGTATTGCGCGCCGATCAGAAGGCCGTCGTATCCAAGATCGAGAACCCGCTCGATGTTCTCCGCAAACGCCTTGTAGTTGATGCTGTAATCGGTCTCGAATGGCGTCATCGTGATATTGATGATGCCGCCAAGCCTTTCCTTCGCTTCCTGCGCGCTCTTAACCATCACACAATCCTTGTTTCTCTAAACGATTTCGTACGCATTCATTCGGCCGCCCGCTTGGGGGGAGGCTATCCCACTTCATGCGGACCTGTGATTTGTTGTCGATGTTTCTTATCGTACAACATGCATCTTAATATACAATATAGCTGGCATCGTCAAGGGCCATTCCAGGCTCCGAAGGCCCTCCATCGGGTGTCTTTTCATGACGCCATGGCCTTTACGCGACAGAACCAGACGCTTCTCTATTCTCTCCCATAACCAACAAAAAAATCGAAAAATACCCTTGGGGCATTTCGCGGGTCCGCACCACTAGGATGGACCGCCGCTTGTCGAGTACGTAACACGAAGCTGGCTTCGCCACCACACCGACTCAATCCGAAATATTGTATAAAATTGAACTATTAATACTATTAAAGAATTCTGGGATTCAAGGCTCCTCATGCTGGAAGCTCATGTGCGGAACATCCGAACGATTCCCCATCGGGCCCGTAACGGGACAAAGGATGGCCGAGGCAATCTCCAAGAACGGGCCGACAGCGGCGAAGCCCCGTAGCGGGCGCCGACATGCCCTAGCCGGCGAACGGGAGAGGAACGCGTCCTCCCCCGTTCCCCTGCGGAAGATCACGCGACTATCGCAGTCCGGCGACGATTTTGAAGGCCCATGATCAACAGCAACAATCCTATTCCCGGCATGAAGAACCATTCCTTCGGGAACCTTTCGGTGGGAACCTGAATCTCCTCGATGGTCCAACCGTCACCGATTCCCCAATGCTGGGCGGCGCCGTTGAGGCGAACGGTATCGACCGTGATACGGCCATCGGTCTCAATGACATCCATGCCAGCGGCGGCCGCCAGACGCTTCTTGCCGTCACTCCCCTTCTGGCCCAGGGGCAGCAGCACGACCTTCCGCACCGCCTCGCCGCTGAAATTCTCGCCGGAAACGATCATCCGGATGCTGGCCTCGTTTGGCATGCGCTGTACCATCTCGACGAGGCGCTTGGGATCGACGGTGTCGAAAGGTTCCTTGATCAAATCCAGCCAGAAACCGGGACGGAGCAAGGTGAACACCACGAACAGTAGGGCCACGGACTCCCATATTCGGGACCGGACCAGGAAATACCCCTGGGTCGCCGCCGCGAATGCCAACATGCCGATGACCGAGGCGCCCAAGACGAGCAGAAAATGCCACCAGGTATCGACGCCAATCAGCAGGAGCTGCGGATTGAAGATGAAAATGAAGGGCAACACAGCAGTCCGCATGCTGTAGAAGAACGAGATGATACAAGTCTTCATCGGATCGGCCCGCGCCAACGCGGCGCCCGCGAAGGCATCCACCGCAACCGGCGGCGTGGTGCCGGAGATCAGCCCAAAATAGAAGACGAAGAGGTGGACGCCAATCAGCGGAACGATGATCCCGTGCTGCGCCGCCAGAGTCACGAAAGGCTGGGCCATGACCGACGCCACGACGATATAGTTGGCCGTCGTCGGCATGCCCATGCCGAGCACGATACACATGATCGCGGTGAACAGCAGCATCAGGAAGACGTTACCGTAGGAGATGGTGTCGATGATCTCGGTCATCAGCAGACCGAGGCCGGTCAGCGATACGACGCCGACGATGATCCCGGCGGAGGCCATGGCCACGGCCACGCCGGCCATGTTGCGGGCACCAGCGGCGAGACCGTCTAGCAAGGTACGCAGGCTGTCGGTTATGGCGGACGCCTGCATGCCCTGTCCGCGCACCAGTAAGATGACCGGCTTCTGCGTCAGGACTAGGACGCCGAGCGCCACGATCGCCCACGAAACTGCGAGGCCGGGCGACAGTCGATCGATCATCAGACACCAGATCAGGACGATGACCGGCAGGAGGAAATGCATTCCGGCCAACAAGACCGGCAACGGCCTCGGAATTTCGACCAGCGGCTCGTTGGGATCGTCCATTTCGAGGTCCGGCTGCCTGGAGGCGACGAACAGCAGAAGGAGGTAGATCGCGACCATCGCCAGCGATCCGATGGTCAGAGCCGCCTCGCCGAACACCACCTTGAGCCCCATGATGCCGTAGTAGACGGCCATCGACAGGGCCAGGATGGTGACGATCGCCGTGGCGAAGACGAACAGCTTATGGAACAGCGACGTCTCCACTACCTTCTTAAGGACCGGCATATCGGCCTTAACGGCTTCGAGATGCACAATATAGAACAGCGCGATGTAGGAAATGACCGCTGGGAGGAAGGCATGCTTGCAAACCTCGAAATAGGTGATGCCGACGAATTCGGTCATCAGGAAGGCGGCGGCCCCCATCACCGGCGGCATGATCTGGCCGTTGATCGACGATGACACTTCGATCGCGGCCGCCTTCTCGGCCGGATAGCCGATCCGTTTCATCAGGGGGATCGTGAAGGTTCCGGTGGTCACGATATTGGCGATCGCCGAGCCCGAGATCAGGCCGGTGAGGGCCGACGACACGACGGCGGCCTTGGCTGGCCCGCCGCGCATGTGCCCCAACAGGGCGAACGACAGCTTGATGAAGAAGTTGCCCGCCCCCGCCTTGTCCAACAGCGCGCCGAACAGCACGAACAGGAAGATATAACTATTGGAGACGCCCAGCGGCAGGCCGAACACCCCCTCCGTCGTCAGCCACATGTGGTCGACGAATCGGTTCAGGGTAACGCCCTTGTGGGCGATCAGGCTGGGCATATGGGGGCCAAGAAAAGCATAGGCGGTGAAGATGGCCGCCACGATCACCAGCGGTGTGCCGAGGGCCCGTCGCGTGATTTCCAGCACGCACAGGATCCCGACGATGGAGACGGCGATCTCGGTGCCCGTCCTGACGCCGCCGGATCGCGAAGCGACGTCCGCGTAGAAGACGACGATATAGAGAGAGCAAGCGATGGCGATCGCCGTCAGGCCCCAGTCGAACCACGGGATGGTATCCCGCTGGGCATTCCGGAATGCCGGATAGGCGAGGAAGGCGAGAAACAGCGCAAACGCCAGATGGATGGACCGCTGCTGCGTATCGTCGAGGACGAAAACATCGAGCCACAACGGCAAAGGGGAGGCATTGTAAAGCTGGAATACCGACCAGGCGATGGAGACGACGAAAAAGAGCTTGGAGATGAAAGGGGAAAAATGTCGAGAGCCAATGTCCGACGCAATGAGATCATCCAGCTGCTTTTTTGCTTGGTCGTCCTGACTGTCCTTGTCTTCAAAGTTCCGGTCTCGGCTCATCGCGCCCCCTCATGAACGAAATGCGATCGACAACACAACAAACGGCGCCGTGAAAGGCCGGAAGGGGGAAACGCCCGCCCCGACCATCCACGCCGATGCCGTTTAGTTCACTTGAGGAGTTTGACCTCCTTGAAGTACCGCAGGGCGCCGGGATGGTAGGGGGCGGTCTGGCCGTTTTTCGCGGCCCCTTCCCGCGTGATGCCGATGAAGATGGCGGACTGCTTCTTGAAATCCTCGAAATTATCGAAGACCGACTTTACCATGTAGTAGATGACGTCCGCGTCGGCCTTCGCGCTGGCCACCACGGTGGCCGGCATGCCCCAAGTTTTGATATCGCGATCAAGTCCCGGATAGGCGTCGGCCGGGATGGAATAGAAGGCGACGTAAGGCGTCGCCTCCACCCACTTGCGGATGACGTCGTCATCCCAGTCGGCCAACGTGGCGTTGCAGGTGTTCGTGGCTTCGACTATGCTGGAGGTGCCAATCGCCACCGGGAAGAAAAAGGCGTCGATCTTGCCGTCGCACAGGGCCTGCGCCTGCTCGCGCGACGTCAACTTGGTCTCCTGCTTGAAGAAGGACTCGGCGGTTTCACCATAGAGCTTCAGGGAGGCATAGACCGTGGCCTCGGTGCCGGAGCCCACGTTGCCGGTGTTGACCACCTTGCCGCGGAGGTCGAGGAACGTCTTGATGCCGGTGTTCTTGCGCGTCACAATCTGCATGGGCTCGGCCTGCAGCGAGAACAGGAAGCGGAGGTCGAGATTCTTCCCCACGTCGGAGAATTTACTGGTGCCGTTCCACGAATGGTACTGCCAATCGGCCTGCGAGAAGGCGACGTCGAGGTCGCCGGACTGAACCGAACGCAGGTTGGCGACGGAACCCGCCGTGCTTTCGACGGTGCACCGGATGTTGTGGTTGTACTGGCTCCGGCTTTTGTTCAGGCCGTTGCAGGTGAAGCCGCCAGCGGGATAGTAGCCGCCGCTGACTCCGGCTGTGCCGATAATCACGAATTTTTTGTCGGCTGCATCGGCACTGGCAATTCCCAATGCCACGACAGCGGCCACCGTCACCGCAAGAGTTCTGATCGTAATCATTCCAATCTCCCATCTACTTCTCGACACGCCCGCGCGGTCGAGGCACGAGATACGACATGTGAACGAAGCGACTTGCGGGCGCATCTGAAACCCGTCCGGCATCGGTCTGCGCCTTCTCCCCTTCAGCCCGCAGCCGTCTGCAAACCGAGGGCTTTTGTTTTGATAGTATCATATTGTACATTATTCTGAACTTTGTCAATCGCCATGATCCACGATGGCAACCCGCCTGTCGGCGGTACGGCGCCGGGAACGGCCGCCGGCAACCGCTATGGCCCGCCCTTCCCGCGATTGTCCGGGCGGACGCGGGTGCCGGGGATGGGACCGGCTTTTCGTGGCAGCTAGCATGCAGCCCCTTGCGACAATGGGACGACGCGACATATTGTGATGAAAAATACATATTGTGATGAGAAATGAGGCATTTAACGGTAAGAAGCGCGACCCCGTGACCATGGACAGAGCCAACAGGAATACGATTCGTCGAATCGAACTCGCCCACCAGATCCTGCATCTGGCGCGCGAACGCGCGTGGCAGTCCGGCCACCACCTCACCGAGGAGGCTCTGGCCGACGCCCTGGGCGTGTCGCGCTCGCCCATCCGGGCCGCCCTGCGGCTCCTACAGGAGCG from Shumkonia mesophila includes:
- a CDS encoding dihydrodipicolinate synthase family protein — its product is MVKSAQEAKERLGGIINITMTPFETDYSINYKAFAENIERVLDLGYDGLLIGAQYGEFVTMYTEERAELLRRTMDIVGDRVPVLLGAPSADPRVVAELTKLASDLGGIPMLTAPYVSEVTEKHIFDYFKHIAPMSKTGIVIYNMPEIGYIIPPHLLEQLAEIPNIIGVKQGDLTPKVIDRIAGNLSGRWRLMCASDLHLYGPLMRGFHGASCSNSSCIPELILKGYRSFKQGNVEKAIELHQLWYPLRQLLRELGQPQTIKAVMNLRGWFGGHVRAPLQDLNTKEIDRVRQVLRGIAKHPDSGLKDFA
- a CDS encoding TRAP transporter permease, whose translation is MSRDRNFEDKDSQDDQAKKQLDDLIASDIGSRHFSPFISKLFFVVSIAWSVFQLYNASPLPLWLDVFVLDDTQQRSIHLAFALFLAFLAYPAFRNAQRDTIPWFDWGLTAIAIACSLYIVVFYADVASRSGGVRTGTEIAVSIVGILCVLEITRRALGTPLVIVAAIFTAYAFLGPHMPSLIAHKGVTLNRFVDHMWLTTEGVFGLPLGVSNSYIFLFVLFGALLDKAGAGNFFIKLSFALLGHMRGGPAKAAVVSSALTGLISGSAIANIVTTGTFTIPLMKRIGYPAEKAAAIEVSSSINGQIMPPVMGAAAFLMTEFVGITYFEVCKHAFLPAVISYIALFYIVHLEAVKADMPVLKKVVETSLFHKLFVFATAIVTILALSMAVYYGIMGLKVVFGEAALTIGSLAMVAIYLLLLFVASRQPDLEMDDPNEPLVEIPRPLPVLLAGMHFLLPVIVLIWCLMIDRLSPGLAVSWAIVALGVLVLTQKPVILLVRGQGMQASAITDSLRTLLDGLAAGARNMAGVAVAMASAGIIVGVVSLTGLGLLMTEIIDTISYGNVFLMLLFTAIMCIVLGMGMPTTANYIVVASVMAQPFVTLAAQHGIIVPLIGVHLFVFYFGLISGTTPPVAVDAFAGAALARADPMKTCIISFFYSMRTAVLPFIFIFNPQLLLIGVDTWWHFLLVLGASVIGMLAFAAATQGYFLVRSRIWESVALLFVVFTLLRPGFWLDLIKEPFDTVDPKRLVEMVQRMPNEASIRMIVSGENFSGEAVRKVVLLPLGQKGSDGKKRLAAAAGMDVIETDGRITVDTVRLNGAAQHWGIGDGWTIEEIQVPTERFPKEWFFMPGIGLLLLIMGLQNRRRTAIVA
- a CDS encoding TAXI family TRAP transporter solute-binding subunit gives rise to the protein MITIRTLAVTVAAVVALGIASADAADKKFVIIGTAGVSGGYYPAGGFTCNGLNKSRSQYNHNIRCTVESTAGSVANLRSVQSGDLDVAFSQADWQYHSWNGTSKFSDVGKNLDLRFLFSLQAEPMQIVTRKNTGIKTFLDLRGKVVNTGNVGSGTEATVYASLKLYGETAESFFKQETKLTSREQAQALCDGKIDAFFFPVAIGTSSIVEATNTCNATLADWDDDVIRKWVEATPYVAFYSIPADAYPGLDRDIKTWGMPATVVASAKADADVIYYMVKSVFDNFEDFKKQSAIFIGITREGAAKNGQTAPYHPGALRYFKEVKLLK